From the genome of Penaeus chinensis breed Huanghai No. 1 chromosome 8, ASM1920278v2, whole genome shotgun sequence, one region includes:
- the LOC125028006 gene encoding uncharacterized protein LOC125028006 translates to MSYEEAVAAAFALGVAMAMIAKAIRKANSRLESAWTSSRLALKRKLRNMTCVWLWRRPKCLLLVLPLGGVVVAANTPAIKGLVLYEGVRLSTVLRYMKFNLVLKLILIAVAGTLVGDVIISGVLKQLVIIAGLSPFIVLKRLVI, encoded by the coding sequence CTGTAGCAGCGGCGTTCGCCCTCGGTGTGGCCATGGCCATGATCGCCAAGGCCATAAGGAAGGCGAACTCCCGCCTGGAAAGTGCCTGGACGAGCAGCCGCCTCGCGCTGAAGAGGAAGCTGCGCAACATGACCTGCGTGTGGCTCTGGCGGCGCCCCAAGTGCCTGCTGCTCGTCCTTCCTCTCGGGGGCGTCGTCGTCGCCGCCAACACGCCAGCCATAAAGGGCTTGGTCCTCTACGAGGGGGTGCGGTTATCTACTGTTCTCAGGTATATGAAATTCAATCTCGTCCTCAAGCTGATCTTGATCGCGGTGGCGGGGACGCTGGTGGGCGATGTGATAATAAGCGGTGTTTTAAAACAACTGGTAATCATAGCTGGGCTATCGCCCTTTATAGTTCTGAAAAGGCTTGTAATTTAA